From Deferrisoma camini S3R1, the proteins below share one genomic window:
- a CDS encoding CheR family methyltransferase: MNLAAPTLPDPPPTPLAWVAADRPAEARATAEALSRIGVRATAADALDQALAGDLPVAVVCTAAPPRLRGALEWARSRAAAPPAVILVCPTPSASDLEPRVYQAFPEDAPPRALASAVLAAGREWPAFARAWPLAAAGPGQRELAQVAALVEQHRGLAIRADRRRALAEAVGVRLVARLVPTAQAYLRRLASARFRAQELDALTLLLAVNETHFWRHAGQFTALMTEVLPRLRGRPAKIWSAGCASGEEPYSLAIACVEVLGPEAPVEIVATDNHAPSLARARRGRYGQRAVRNIPPEMLRRHLRPRGDGWEVPPHLRRMVRFERRDLLAPDTREWVRRSGPFAAVFCRNTLIYFRPEAVAETVDLLSTSLDSDGALFLGPSETIWPRRPELEPVRSAGCFYYRRVAATPRPRPTPAAAGRVRAGPADDAEAVYRAGLALLDVEEFERAQQRFQSLLEADPTDPRGMVGQALLLANEGREQEALVAARQAAASPSAPAEACYLCGLLQERSGDDAGALVRYDEALLRDPGLVMARVNRAWILLRRGDRAAAAAEAGRALQALRSGLRVPRWMTGGMEARAVAEILESSLQLPERRDEP, encoded by the coding sequence GTGAACCTGGCCGCACCGACTCTCCCTGACCCCCCCCCCACCCCGTTGGCGTGGGTGGCCGCCGACCGGCCGGCCGAGGCCCGGGCCACGGCCGAGGCCCTGAGCCGGATCGGGGTGCGGGCCACGGCCGCCGACGCCCTGGATCAGGCCCTGGCCGGGGACCTGCCCGTGGCCGTGGTGTGCACGGCAGCCCCCCCTCGGCTGCGGGGGGCCCTGGAATGGGCCCGGAGCCGGGCCGCTGCCCCGCCGGCCGTGATCCTGGTGTGCCCCACCCCTTCCGCCTCGGACCTGGAGCCCCGGGTCTACCAGGCCTTCCCGGAAGACGCGCCCCCTCGCGCCCTAGCCTCGGCCGTGCTGGCGGCCGGCCGGGAGTGGCCGGCCTTCGCGCGGGCCTGGCCGTTGGCGGCGGCCGGCCCCGGCCAGCGGGAACTGGCGCAGGTGGCCGCGTTGGTGGAGCAGCACCGGGGCCTCGCCATCCGGGCCGACCGGCGCCGGGCCCTGGCGGAGGCCGTGGGGGTCCGGTTGGTGGCCCGGCTGGTGCCCACGGCCCAGGCCTACCTGCGCCGCCTTGCCTCGGCCCGGTTCCGTGCCCAGGAGCTCGACGCCCTGACCCTGCTGCTGGCCGTGAACGAGACCCACTTCTGGCGACACGCCGGCCAGTTCACAGCCCTGATGACCGAGGTGCTCCCCCGGCTGCGGGGCCGGCCCGCGAAAATCTGGTCGGCCGGCTGCGCCTCGGGAGAGGAGCCCTACTCCCTGGCCATCGCCTGCGTCGAGGTGCTCGGGCCCGAAGCTCCGGTGGAGATCGTGGCCACCGACAACCACGCGCCGAGCCTCGCCCGGGCACGCCGGGGGCGCTACGGGCAGCGGGCCGTGCGCAACATCCCCCCCGAGATGCTGCGCCGCCACCTCCGCCCCCGGGGGGACGGTTGGGAGGTGCCGCCTCACCTCCGGCGGATGGTCCGGTTCGAGCGCCGGGACCTGCTCGCCCCCGACACCCGGGAGTGGGTGCGGCGCAGCGGCCCGTTCGCCGCCGTGTTCTGCCGCAACACCCTCATCTATTTCCGCCCCGAGGCCGTGGCCGAGACCGTGGACCTGCTCTCGACCTCCCTGGACTCCGACGGGGCCCTCTTCCTGGGCCCCTCCGAGACGATCTGGCCCCGCAGACCCGAACTGGAGCCGGTCCGAAGCGCCGGATGCTTCTATTACCGCCGCGTGGCCGCCACCCCGCGGCCCCGCCCCACCCCTGCCGCGGCCGGCCGGGTGCGGGCGGGCCCGGCGGACGATGCGGAGGCCGTCTACCGGGCCGGCCTGGCCCTGCTGGACGTCGAGGAGTTCGAGAGGGCCCAGCAACGGTTCCAGAGCCTGCTGGAAGCCGACCCCACCGATCCCCGGGGCATGGTGGGCCAGGCCCTGCTCCTCGCCAACGAGGGGCGGGAGCAGGAGGCCCTCGTGGCGGCTCGCCAGGCCGCGGCATCGCCGTCGGCTCCGGCCGAGGCGTGCTACCTGTGCGGGCTTCTGCAAGAACGCTCCGGCGACGACGCCGGGGCCCTCGTGCGCTACGACGAGGCCCTCCTCAGGGACCCGGGCCTCGTCATGGCCCGGGTGAACCGGGCGTGGATCCTGCTGCGGCGGGGGGATCGGGCCGCCGCGGCCGCCGAGGCGGGCCGAGCCCTGCAGGCCCTGCGGTCGGGCCTGCGGGTGCCCCGGTGGATGACCGGCGGCATGGAGGCACGGGCCGTGGCCGAGATCCTCGAGTCCAGTCTGCAACTCCCGGAAAGGAGGGATGAGCCGTGA
- a CDS encoding hemolysin family protein: protein MKAESRPTALGILVEWIRRRLRPRRDLVRQMEDLIEEGTAEGVLQPEEEEMLLSVLALRRTRVREIMVPRTEIVAVDRDEPLPELVRRMVEEGHSRIPVYRDTLDQVIGFVTARDVLRYWGAPPPSPPLEPLCRPAVFVPETLTLEALLEEFKRNRVPLILAVDEYGGVSGLVTPSDVVEEIVGEIEDEPDLDGEVRETREGLRVSGRVDMEKLEDLLGLELDTQEFETVGGLVFHVLGRIPRPGETFQYRGLEFTVRDADKRRVKEVLIRRPPSEEASAGEPGRTDSP from the coding sequence GTGAAGGCCGAGTCCCGGCCCACCGCCTTGGGAATCCTCGTCGAGTGGATCCGGCGCCGGCTTCGGCCCCGCCGGGACCTGGTGCGGCAGATGGAGGACCTGATCGAGGAGGGCACGGCCGAGGGCGTGCTCCAGCCCGAGGAGGAGGAGATGCTCCTCTCGGTCCTTGCCCTGCGCCGCACCCGGGTCCGCGAGATCATGGTGCCCCGCACCGAGATCGTGGCCGTGGACCGGGACGAGCCGCTCCCGGAGCTGGTCCGGCGGATGGTGGAGGAGGGGCACTCCCGGATCCCGGTGTACCGGGACACCCTGGACCAGGTGATCGGTTTCGTGACGGCCCGGGACGTGCTCCGGTACTGGGGCGCGCCCCCCCCGTCCCCCCCTCTGGAGCCCCTGTGCCGGCCCGCCGTGTTCGTGCCCGAGACCCTGACCCTGGAGGCCCTGCTCGAGGAGTTCAAACGCAACCGGGTCCCCCTGATCCTGGCCGTGGACGAGTATGGGGGGGTCTCCGGCCTGGTGACCCCCTCGGACGTGGTCGAGGAGATCGTGGGAGAGATCGAGGACGAACCCGACCTGGATGGCGAAGTCCGGGAGACCCGGGAGGGCCTTCGGGTCTCGGGCCGGGTCGACATGGAGAAGCTCGAGGACCTCCTGGGCCTGGAGCTGGACACCCAGGAGTTCGAGACGGTCGGTGGCCTGGTGTTCCACGTGTTGGGCAGGATTCCCCGCCCCGGAGAGACCTTCCAGTACCGCGGACTTGAGTTCACCGTGCGCGACGCCGATAAGAGGCGGGTCAAAGAGGTCCTGATCCGTCGCCCCCCCAGCGAGGAAGCGTCCGCAGGTGAACCTGGCCGCACCGACTCTCCCTGA
- a CDS encoding diacylglycerol kinase, translating to MKPETWLETLNCAVEGVLEAVRTQRHMRWHSLAALAVLVLAPRLGVTPGEFALLCLAAGLVLVAELINTAFESLVDLACPRYDPLARSAKDVAAGAVLVASFGAAAVGWVVLGPRLSRFGAALPTGPAGPMATAAILLTVIVTVVLLKALLGRGAPLHGGFPSGHAAVSFAVATLLALHTRDWLVAALAGLLALMVSHSRLLLRIHSRGEVLAGGALGAGLALALHYLVLPGGMP from the coding sequence GTGAAACCTGAGACCTGGCTGGAAACCCTCAACTGCGCCGTGGAGGGGGTGCTCGAGGCGGTGCGCACCCAGCGGCACATGCGGTGGCACTCCCTGGCCGCCCTGGCCGTTCTGGTGCTCGCCCCCCGGCTGGGGGTCACGCCGGGGGAGTTCGCGCTGCTGTGCCTGGCGGCCGGACTGGTGCTCGTGGCCGAGCTCATCAACACCGCCTTCGAGTCCCTGGTGGATCTGGCCTGCCCCCGATACGACCCCCTGGCCCGGTCGGCCAAGGACGTGGCCGCCGGAGCCGTGCTCGTGGCCTCGTTCGGCGCGGCCGCCGTCGGGTGGGTGGTGCTCGGGCCGCGCCTGTCGCGGTTCGGTGCGGCCCTTCCCACCGGGCCGGCCGGCCCCATGGCCACGGCCGCGATCCTCCTGACCGTGATCGTGACCGTGGTGCTGCTGAAGGCCCTCCTGGGCCGGGGCGCGCCGCTCCACGGCGGCTTTCCCTCGGGCCACGCCGCGGTCTCGTTCGCCGTGGCCACCCTTCTCGCCCTGCACACCCGGGACTGGCTGGTGGCCGCCCTGGCGGGGCTGCTGGCCCTCATGGTGAGCCACAGCCGGCTCCTGCTGCGGATCCACTCCCGCGGCGAGGTCTTGGCCGGGGGGGCCCTGGGTGCCGGGCTGGCCCTGGCGCTCCACTACCTGGTGCTGCCCGGGGGAATGCCGTGA
- the ybeY gene encoding rRNA maturation RNase YbeY, with translation MEIWIRNDRPERIDEERLRRRLGSALSASGCEPSTELSVWLCSDADIQELHRTYFGLDSPTNVISFSQREGEAGAMDPAVLGDVVVSLDTAAREAEEAGWPLEDMVFYLCLHGLLHLLGYDHEGAQAHRAAEMEARQEELFQRIRRET, from the coding sequence ATGGAAATCTGGATCCGAAACGACCGGCCGGAACGGATCGACGAGGAGCGGCTCCGCAGGCGTCTGGGGAGCGCCTTAAGCGCCTCGGGCTGTGAGCCGTCCACCGAGCTCTCGGTGTGGCTGTGCTCCGACGCGGACATCCAGGAGCTGCACCGCACCTACTTCGGCCTTGACTCGCCCACGAACGTGATCAGTTTCTCCCAGCGCGAGGGCGAGGCCGGGGCGATGGACCCGGCCGTGCTGGGGGACGTGGTGGTCAGCCTGGACACCGCGGCCCGCGAGGCCGAGGAGGCCGGCTGGCCCCTGGAGGACATGGTGTTCTACCTGTGCCTGCACGGCCTCCTGCATCTGTTGGGGTACGACCACGAGGGGGCCCAGGCCCACCGGGCGGCCGAGATGGAGGCCCGGCAGGAGGAGCTGTTCCAACGGATCCGCCGTGAAACCTGA